A single genomic interval of Asinibacterium sp. OR53 harbors:
- a CDS encoding transglycosylase domain-containing protein: MSKPVRIFWRIFFWGFAGFILLLLMINWGWLGAMPDLEDIENPTASLASQVFAQDGTPMGKYYIEDRVNADYKDISKYVINALVATEDKRFYVHSGIDPWSLARAVAHLGGEGGASTITMQTAKNLFTDNWDTRNFLLRMLQKVKESIIAVKLERNFTKEEIATLYLNTVAYGDNVYGIRNASRTFFQKEPDRLSVEEAAVLIGMLNAPSLYNPRRNPKQALDRRNLVLNRMVSSNYLSAEEAEKLKTKPIELNYKKLDENNGLGPYFRMVLGEYMKTWCKEHKKNNGDSYNLYRDGLKIYTTINPRMQLYAEEAVARHMSYMQKLLNTQENIKKGSVWKGYENVLEAAMKQSDRWRNFKKDGMGDDEIRKTFFVKTPMHIFAWNNSRGKDTVMTPYDSLKYHRQMLQAGFMVMEPVSGEVRAWVGGIDFKTFKFDHANPNTRRQVGSTMKPLLYSLAIEEAGFTPNTTVYDEQQSFGQYGLVPATSKSCKGGAIPMANALAFSRNCASAYIMKQLDNEGNNGARRFVDFLKKCDLKTKIEPYPSIALGACEISLYEMMQAYSMFPGRGFNVKPMYITRIEDRNGNVLATFIPQRKEVISDVTAYSIIKMMEGTMTIGTGRGIWQYDLPSMEVAGKTGTTNENSDAWFMGYTPQLMAGAWVGCDDRFIHFDKDNLNGQGSRAAMPIWAYFYSKAAKDPNCGLDPKQTFVKPDVMSNDLIIDYINGNTPVLGGEGEDMGTGQSKDYEVPKNIKPEDIAPESQIKLDDNNNKSKTPVKPINPPPSANKPGQDPKAVMPKKNQ; this comes from the coding sequence ATGTCTAAACCGGTGAGAATTTTCTGGCGCATTTTTTTCTGGGGCTTTGCAGGCTTCATCCTGTTGTTGCTGATGATCAACTGGGGTTGGCTGGGGGCCATGCCCGACCTGGAAGATATCGAAAACCCAACAGCGTCGCTCGCGAGCCAGGTTTTTGCCCAGGACGGAACACCCATGGGTAAATATTATATTGAAGACCGGGTGAATGCAGATTACAAAGACATCAGCAAATACGTAATCAATGCATTGGTAGCCACCGAAGACAAACGCTTCTATGTTCACAGTGGTATCGACCCATGGTCGCTAGCCCGCGCTGTTGCCCACCTGGGTGGCGAAGGCGGTGCCAGCACCATTACCATGCAAACAGCTAAAAATCTTTTCACCGATAACTGGGATACCAGGAATTTCCTGTTGCGCATGCTCCAAAAAGTCAAAGAATCGATCATTGCTGTTAAGCTGGAAAGAAACTTCACCAAAGAAGAGATCGCAACACTCTATCTCAATACAGTAGCTTATGGCGATAATGTATATGGTATCCGGAATGCTTCGCGTACTTTCTTCCAGAAAGAGCCCGACCGTTTGAGTGTGGAAGAAGCCGCCGTACTGATAGGCATGTTGAACGCTCCCTCTTTATATAACCCTCGCCGCAATCCCAAGCAGGCGCTCGACAGGAGGAACCTGGTATTGAACCGCATGGTAAGCAGTAATTACCTGAGCGCCGAAGAAGCAGAAAAATTAAAGACAAAACCCATTGAACTCAATTACAAAAAACTCGACGAGAACAACGGGTTGGGCCCCTATTTCAGGATGGTGTTGGGTGAATACATGAAGACCTGGTGTAAAGAACACAAGAAAAACAATGGCGATAGCTACAATCTTTACCGTGATGGATTGAAGATTTATACCACCATCAATCCACGCATGCAATTGTATGCAGAAGAAGCAGTAGCGCGTCACATGAGTTATATGCAGAAGTTGCTGAACACGCAGGAGAACATCAAAAAGGGTTCTGTATGGAAAGGTTATGAGAATGTGCTGGAAGCAGCCATGAAGCAAAGCGACCGTTGGCGCAACTTCAAGAAAGATGGTATGGGTGATGATGAGATACGCAAAACTTTCTTCGTCAAAACGCCCATGCACATTTTTGCCTGGAATAACTCACGTGGTAAAGACACGGTGATGACACCCTATGATTCACTCAAATACCATCGGCAGATGTTGCAGGCGGGATTCATGGTAATGGAACCCGTTAGCGGAGAAGTAAGGGCCTGGGTGGGCGGCATCGATTTCAAAACTTTCAAATTCGATCATGCAAACCCAAACACCAGGCGTCAGGTTGGTTCTACCATGAAACCATTGTTGTATAGCCTTGCCATTGAAGAAGCAGGATTCACACCGAATACAACAGTATATGATGAACAGCAGAGTTTTGGTCAATATGGATTGGTGCCTGCCACCAGCAAATCCTGTAAAGGAGGAGCCATACCGATGGCCAATGCACTGGCCTTTTCGCGGAACTGCGCTTCGGCCTATATCATGAAGCAACTCGACAATGAAGGCAATAATGGCGCAAGACGTTTTGTTGATTTCCTCAAAAAATGCGATCTCAAAACCAAGATAGAGCCCTACCCTTCCATTGCCCTGGGCGCCTGTGAAATCTCTTTGTATGAAATGATGCAGGCTTACAGCATGTTCCCCGGCAGGGGGTTCAACGTAAAGCCCATGTATATTACCCGCATCGAAGACCGGAACGGGAATGTGCTGGCCACTTTTATTCCCCAGCGAAAAGAGGTGATCAGCGATGTAACGGCTTATTCCATTATCAAAATGATGGAAGGAACAATGACCATTGGTACCGGTCGCGGTATCTGGCAATACGATTTACCCAGTATGGAAGTGGCCGGCAAAACAGGCACCACGAATGAAAACAGCGATGCATGGTTCATGGGGTACACACCTCAACTGATGGCCGGCGCATGGGTTGGTTGTGATGACCGGTTCATCCATTTTGATAAAGACAACCTGAACGGACAAGGTAGCCGTGCTGCAATGCCCATCTGGGCCTATTTCTACAGCAAAGCTGCCAAAGACCCTAATTGCGGACTGGATCCAAAACAGACCTTTGTGAAACCGGATGTAATGAGCAATGATCTCATCATCGATTACATAAATGGCAATACGCCGGTACTGGGTGGAGAAGGAGAAGACATGGGTACCGGTCAATCGAAAGATTATGAAGTACCCAAAAACATCAAACCGGAAGACATAGCGCCGGAATCACAGATCAAACTGGACGACAACAATAACAAATCCAAAACGCCGGTTAAACCCATCAATCCACCTCCTTCCGCTAATAAACCCGGACAAGATCCCAAAGCGGTTATGCCGAAGAAAAATCAGTGA
- a CDS encoding DinB family protein translates to MPRPLANDYGPYFETYISKVKSNDVKTILEQEAAPIETFYLNLPEAKADHRYAEGKWTLKDLLQHLIDTERVMVYRLLRAARKDATPNASFDENSFAANAMADKRSFQSLKEEFLALRKSTNLLLQSLTEEQLSSAGISSNHRTTANALAFIIFGHLKHHQNIVEERYL, encoded by the coding sequence ATGCCACGTCCACTTGCAAATGATTATGGCCCTTATTTTGAAACCTACATCAGCAAAGTAAAGAGCAACGATGTAAAGACCATCCTTGAACAGGAAGCTGCTCCCATCGAAACTTTTTACCTGAACCTTCCTGAAGCAAAAGCCGACCACCGGTATGCAGAAGGCAAATGGACGCTGAAGGATCTCCTGCAGCACCTGATAGATACAGAAAGGGTCATGGTGTATCGTTTGCTGCGTGCTGCCCGTAAAGATGCTACACCCAACGCTTCCTTTGATGAAAACAGTTTTGCCGCCAATGCTATGGCCGACAAAAGAAGTTTCCAGTCACTGAAAGAAGAATTCCTGGCCTTGCGGAAGTCCACCAACCTGCTCCTGCAATCTTTAACGGAAGAGCAACTATCTTCTGCCGGCATTTCCAGCAATCACCGCACAACGGCCAATGCACTTGCCTTCATTATCTTCGGCCACCTGAAGCACCATCAAAACATTGTTGAAGAACGGTATCTCTGA
- the sucC gene encoding ADP-forming succinate--CoA ligase subunit beta, whose protein sequence is MNLHEYQAKELLKKYNVPVQEGIAVDTVMAAEEAYRQIKTQTGNSFAVIKAQIHAGGRGKGKVAGTEQRGVAVAKTVEDVATIAKNILGGTLVTIQTGPAGKKVSKILVAQDVYYPGPQPVKEFYLSILLDRAKGMNVIMYSTEGGMDIEEVAHNTPDKIFKEWVYPGGGLQGFQARKIAFNLGLSGEAFKSCVKFVTNLYNAYVGLDCGMLEINPLFKTSDDKIIAVDCKMNIDDNALMRHPDTAALRDITEEDPTEVEAGQYNLNFVKLDGNVGCMVNGAGLAMATMDMIKLSGGEPANFLDVGGTANAQTVEAGFRIIMKDPNVKAILINIFGGIVRCDRVAAGVIEAYKKLGNITIPIIVRLQGTNAVEAKKLIDESGLKVQSAIELSEAASLVKKAVA, encoded by the coding sequence ATGAACCTCCACGAATATCAGGCCAAGGAATTACTGAAAAAGTACAATGTACCTGTGCAGGAAGGCATTGCGGTTGATACAGTAATGGCTGCAGAAGAAGCTTACCGTCAGATCAAGACCCAAACAGGCAACAGCTTTGCCGTTATCAAAGCGCAGATACATGCCGGAGGCCGTGGTAAGGGTAAGGTTGCCGGTACCGAGCAACGTGGAGTGGCTGTTGCCAAAACCGTGGAAGACGTAGCCACTATTGCCAAAAATATCTTAGGTGGTACCCTGGTTACCATCCAGACCGGTCCCGCCGGTAAAAAAGTAAGTAAAATACTGGTAGCACAGGATGTATATTATCCCGGTCCCCAGCCTGTTAAAGAATTCTACCTGTCTATCCTGCTCGATCGTGCCAAAGGCATGAACGTGATCATGTACAGTACCGAAGGTGGTATGGACATTGAAGAAGTAGCGCATAATACGCCAGACAAAATTTTCAAAGAATGGGTATATCCCGGCGGCGGACTGCAGGGATTCCAGGCACGTAAAATTGCATTCAACCTGGGCCTGAGCGGCGAAGCTTTCAAGAGCTGCGTGAAGTTCGTTACCAATTTATACAATGCTTATGTGGGACTCGACTGCGGTATGCTCGAGATCAACCCGCTCTTCAAAACCAGCGACGACAAGATCATCGCAGTGGATTGTAAAATGAACATCGATGATAATGCCCTGATGCGTCATCCCGATACAGCTGCCCTGAGAGACATCACGGAAGAAGATCCTACCGAAGTAGAAGCAGGTCAGTACAACCTCAACTTTGTGAAGCTCGACGGCAACGTCGGTTGCATGGTAAACGGCGCCGGTCTGGCCATGGCTACCATGGATATGATCAAGCTCAGCGGCGGTGAACCAGCCAACTTCCTCGATGTAGGTGGTACCGCTAATGCACAAACCGTTGAAGCCGGCTTCCGCATCATCATGAAAGACCCCAATGTAAAAGCCATTCTCATCAATATATTCGGAGGTATCGTTCGTTGCGACCGGGTAGCTGCCGGTGTAATCGAAGCATACAAAAAGCTGGGTAATATTACGATCCCTATCATTGTACGCTTGCAGGGAACCAATGCGGTGGAAGCAAAAAAACTGATCGATGAAAGCGGACTCAAAGTGCAGTCAGCCATCGAACTCAGTGAAGCTGCATCGCTCGTGAAAAAGGCAGTGGCTTAA
- a CDS encoding SprT-like domain-containing protein, translating to MPVTEHPMQALAAYLPEGSFEQVVEYLHHYKVHLTVTKQRKSVLGDYRHAGMGRNHRISINGNLNKFEFLITLLHELAHLLTFEQYGNKVESHGREWKHLYSHLLVTFIQHKIFPADIEKALQASVMNPAATANGETALLLVLRKYNPVQKEDHVHLADLPEGALFMMDNGKIFRKGPIRRKRFDCEEIKTGLHYSVSPVIEVKMMKEV from the coding sequence ATGCCGGTAACTGAGCATCCCATGCAGGCGCTGGCAGCCTATTTGCCGGAAGGCAGTTTTGAACAAGTGGTGGAATACCTTCATCATTACAAAGTACACCTCACCGTTACCAAACAACGCAAATCGGTGCTGGGCGATTATCGTCACGCGGGAATGGGGCGCAACCATCGTATCAGTATCAACGGCAACCTCAACAAATTCGAATTCCTCATTACTTTATTGCACGAACTGGCACACCTGCTTACATTTGAACAGTATGGCAATAAGGTAGAGTCGCACGGGAGGGAATGGAAGCATTTGTACAGCCACCTGCTCGTGACCTTCATACAGCATAAAATATTTCCTGCCGATATAGAAAAAGCCTTGCAGGCTTCTGTGATGAACCCTGCGGCTACTGCAAACGGAGAGACAGCTTTATTGCTGGTGCTCAGGAAATACAACCCTGTACAAAAAGAAGATCATGTGCACCTGGCCGATCTGCCGGAAGGAGCATTGTTCATGATGGATAACGGTAAAATATTCCGGAAGGGACCCATCCGTCGCAAAAGATTTGATTGCGAAGAAATAAAAACCGGACTGCACTATTCTGTGAGTCCGGTTATAGAAGTTAAAATGATGAAAGAAGTGTGA
- the porQ gene encoding type IX secretion system protein PorQ: MHRYCPIVILIFFAHPGKAQTLGGNAVFQFLQQPNTATLSALGGVNVSAIGQDVGTAFQNPALLRPDMHLKTDLSFNAFLAGISNYSLTSAMHLRNEQTTVGVGVNYFNYGTMPQTDASGNVWGSFSPRDYVVQAMISQPYKERWWYGMSLKFMHSGYGMYRSSGLAVDAGIAYYDEEGQWQASLVAKNMGTQLNTYDGSARKEELPFDVEAGISKRLAHAPFQFSLTLHHLHRFNIYYNDTSFRASEGDINYKNSPVMQKIFSHIVLGTQLYLSEKCTIQAGYNFQRGYDLNAYNFTSGFNGFSFGASLLLKKLHVHYATGFYQQSLFHHFSITL, from the coding sequence ATGCATCGTTATTGCCCTATTGTTATCCTGATTTTTTTTGCTCATCCGGGAAAAGCGCAGACCCTCGGAGGCAATGCCGTTTTTCAGTTCCTGCAACAACCCAATACGGCAACCTTATCTGCACTGGGTGGTGTGAATGTATCTGCTATTGGTCAGGATGTAGGTACAGCATTTCAGAACCCAGCCCTGTTGCGTCCTGATATGCATTTGAAAACGGATCTTTCGTTCAATGCTTTTTTGGCAGGCATCAGTAATTACAGTCTCACTTCTGCAATGCACCTGCGCAATGAACAAACAACCGTTGGGGTAGGCGTGAACTATTTCAACTACGGAACCATGCCACAGACCGATGCTTCCGGCAATGTGTGGGGTAGTTTTTCGCCGCGCGATTATGTGGTGCAGGCCATGATCTCTCAGCCGTATAAAGAAAGATGGTGGTATGGGATGAGTCTGAAATTCATGCATTCCGGATATGGTATGTATCGTTCATCCGGACTGGCCGTTGACGCAGGAATTGCTTATTACGACGAAGAAGGTCAATGGCAGGCCAGCCTGGTAGCCAAAAACATGGGAACACAACTCAATACCTATGATGGCAGCGCGAGGAAAGAAGAATTGCCTTTTGATGTGGAAGCGGGCATATCCAAACGCCTGGCCCATGCGCCTTTTCAGTTCTCACTCACTTTACATCATTTACACCGGTTCAATATTTACTATAACGATACCAGTTTCCGTGCTTCGGAAGGTGATATCAATTACAAGAACAGTCCGGTGATGCAAAAAATATTTTCGCATATCGTGTTGGGTACGCAATTATACCTCAGCGAAAAATGCACCATCCAGGCAGGTTATAATTTTCAGCGCGGATATGATTTAAATGCGTACAATTTTACGAGCGGATTCAATGGCTTCAGCTTCGGTGCCAGCTTGTTGTTGAAAAAATTGCATGTGCATTATGCAACAGGCTTCTATCAACAAAGTTTGTTCCATCACTTTTCCATCACACTATAG
- a CDS encoding YceI family protein: MKKTIFALLGTALLAGIYSFIPHTAKKEVATYSVSAEKSRIDWVAAKKTAYHTGFFPLKSGEVQLDGNKLKGGKFVIDLANLKVTDAGGGDRLTGHLKTPDFFDVAKFGEATYEITGVNYTSDNTADINGTLTLKGASFPVKLTANIRGVDEKNFFAQAFFSLDRTTIGINFNGPAKDVQLAVHLFASK; this comes from the coding sequence ATGAAAAAAACAATTTTTGCATTGCTGGGTACTGCGTTGTTAGCAGGTATCTATTCTTTCATCCCCCATACCGCTAAAAAAGAGGTAGCTACGTACAGCGTAAGCGCTGAGAAAAGCCGTATCGACTGGGTGGCGGCTAAAAAAACCGCCTATCATACAGGTTTTTTCCCTTTGAAAAGCGGGGAGGTACAGCTCGATGGTAATAAACTGAAGGGCGGCAAATTCGTGATCGATCTGGCCAATCTGAAAGTGACCGATGCCGGTGGTGGTGACAGGCTCACAGGACATTTGAAAACCCCTGACTTCTTTGATGTGGCCAAATTTGGAGAAGCCACTTACGAGATCACAGGAGTGAATTATACATCGGATAATACGGCAGATATCAATGGTACACTTACTTTGAAAGGAGCGAGCTTCCCCGTTAAACTAACGGCTAATATCCGTGGAGTAGATGAGAAGAATTTCTTTGCACAGGCTTTCTTCAGTCTGGACAGGACCACTATAGGTATCAATTTCAACGGACCTGCCAAAGATGTGCAGTTAGCTGTTCACCTTTTTGCCAGCAAATAA
- a CDS encoding AtpZ/AtpI family protein — protein MGQKKADILVRYAGLATELIAGLVIGVYLGGWLDKKMGLVKPVWLWLLPLLVLMVLLIKLIRDTSNRKDDQRK, from the coding sequence ATGGGGCAAAAAAAAGCTGACATCCTGGTGCGTTATGCAGGATTGGCAACTGAATTGATAGCCGGACTGGTTATTGGCGTGTACCTGGGCGGATGGCTGGATAAAAAAATGGGTCTTGTAAAACCCGTTTGGCTTTGGCTGTTACCTTTGCTGGTATTGATGGTTTTGTTGATAAAACTGATTAGGGATACTTCAAATCGAAAAGATGACCAAAGAAAATAA
- a CDS encoding tetratricopeptide repeat protein: MSKFPKWVTFISFVLAICYSVQVVHAQPNTTIELAKPKPYTERSLPAEKTGNKKFTIPRRIFTNATTRFNYYFNANNLVNDIINRARQQHKDDYGQLLSFYDYSLDVTAKDLIDTVIYKCNAGILLHDLRSDWVDNLYVLMGKAYLLRKNFDSATAVFQYINYVYAPKDDGYDIPLGSNASNTGGVFTVATYEKRTLLKKIFTTLPSRNEALTWQVRTYLEQQKMGDAAGLLEILRQDPHFPARLQPSLHELSAYWFYKQEMYDSAASQLSKSLPASGAARARGEYLAGQLYQLAKKDNQAMEMFQRAIRHTIDPVMEVYARLNIASLASGKKDNALQENLNELLKMARRDKYTTYRDIIYHTAAQLELQRHRDSAAQQLLLKSIQYNTGNATLKQQSFLLLGDLNYNRKAYANAYRFYDSVETSLVDEAAKQKIANLKPALQLIAANESVVRHQDSLQSLAALPAGERLTAAKKMIRRLRKEKGLKETETTETGGASGNTATIDLFNSNNAGFYFQNASLKTRGAAEFKTRWGNRPNVDNWRRQAAVDKSFSTANSQAVNTQKTQSEASPEPKEKALSLETLLAEIPLTEAQLDVSNKLISQSLLSSALAFQNQLRDYPSAIATYEAFLKRFPESASIEQVLFNLSLCYQESDAVAKADSIRTVLNKSYPAGSYTALLRKAQSANQPDAPTQAYESVYRLFIEGRFNEARLVKLKADQQFGHSHWTPQLLFIESISYVRERQDSIAINRLQAIIQQFGQSPMAAKAATMIDVLKRRNEIEAHLANLNIERGDESVSRRVDLQSPLTTITAEKRKDSSKLAPPPTAIVAKELKQEKEPVTISNDVYRFVPADSQYVVIIMNKVDPVYASESRNAFNIFNRERYARLKIASSSTRLTSDVQLLLLGPFMNAATAASYIDAVKPLSKTNIVPWLPADKYSFSIISPANLAILLNNKDINEFRAFMQKLLPE, translated from the coding sequence ATGTCGAAATTCCCCAAGTGGGTCACATTTATTAGTTTTGTATTGGCGATATGCTATTCAGTCCAGGTAGTGCATGCACAACCCAATACCACTATTGAACTCGCAAAACCAAAGCCGTACACCGAAAGAAGCCTGCCCGCCGAAAAAACGGGCAACAAGAAATTCACCATCCCCCGCCGCATCTTTACCAATGCCACTACCCGGTTCAATTATTATTTCAATGCCAATAACCTGGTCAATGACATCATCAACAGGGCAAGACAACAGCACAAAGACGATTACGGACAACTGCTGTCATTCTATGATTACAGCCTGGATGTAACAGCCAAAGACCTGATCGATACCGTTATTTATAAATGCAATGCAGGCATACTGCTGCACGACCTGCGGAGCGACTGGGTAGATAACCTGTATGTGCTGATGGGAAAAGCTTACCTGCTCCGCAAAAATTTTGATTCAGCCACTGCGGTCTTTCAATACATCAATTATGTGTATGCTCCCAAAGACGATGGCTATGACATTCCGCTGGGAAGCAACGCCAGCAATACCGGGGGCGTATTCACCGTTGCCACCTACGAAAAAAGAACCCTGCTGAAAAAAATCTTCACCACACTGCCCAGCAGGAATGAGGCATTGACATGGCAGGTACGCACTTATCTCGAGCAACAGAAAATGGGCGATGCGGCAGGCTTACTTGAGATCCTGCGGCAGGACCCGCATTTCCCTGCGAGGCTCCAACCATCTTTACATGAACTCAGCGCTTATTGGTTTTACAAACAGGAAATGTACGACAGCGCTGCATCCCAGCTTTCCAAATCCCTGCCTGCTTCAGGCGCTGCACGGGCAAGAGGGGAATACCTCGCCGGCCAACTCTATCAATTGGCCAAAAAAGATAATCAGGCAATGGAAATGTTCCAGCGCGCCATCCGCCACACGATCGACCCTGTGATGGAAGTATATGCACGCTTGAATATTGCCTCCCTGGCTAGCGGAAAAAAAGACAATGCCTTGCAGGAGAACCTGAATGAACTGCTGAAAATGGCGCGTCGCGACAAGTATACCACCTATCGTGACATCATCTACCATACAGCCGCTCAACTGGAACTGCAACGCCATCGCGATTCGGCTGCACAACAATTGCTGCTGAAAAGCATCCAATACAATACCGGCAATGCTACACTAAAACAACAAAGTTTCCTGCTGCTCGGAGACCTCAACTATAACCGTAAAGCCTATGCCAATGCATACAGGTTTTACGATAGTGTGGAGACTTCATTAGTAGACGAAGCGGCAAAGCAAAAGATCGCCAATCTCAAACCTGCCCTGCAACTCATTGCAGCAAATGAGTCTGTTGTCCGCCACCAGGATAGCTTGCAAAGCCTGGCGGCGCTGCCGGCCGGTGAAAGGCTCACTGCCGCAAAAAAAATGATCCGCCGGTTGCGAAAGGAAAAAGGATTGAAAGAAACTGAAACAACAGAAACAGGCGGAGCTTCCGGTAACACAGCTACCATAGACTTATTCAATAGCAATAACGCCGGTTTCTATTTCCAGAATGCATCGTTGAAAACAAGAGGCGCAGCTGAATTCAAGACCCGCTGGGGTAACAGGCCCAATGTTGATAACTGGCGCAGACAGGCTGCGGTAGACAAATCTTTCAGCACCGCCAATTCGCAGGCAGTCAACACACAGAAAACACAGTCCGAAGCCAGCCCGGAACCAAAAGAAAAAGCACTCAGTCTCGAAACTTTGCTCGCAGAGATACCGCTTACCGAAGCACAGTTGGATGTATCCAATAAATTGATCAGCCAATCATTGCTTTCGAGTGCACTTGCTTTCCAAAATCAATTGCGTGACTACCCTTCGGCCATTGCCACTTATGAAGCTTTCCTGAAACGTTTCCCGGAAAGCGCTTCCATAGAGCAGGTGCTGTTCAACTTATCGCTTTGCTACCAGGAGAGCGATGCCGTTGCCAAAGCCGATTCAATACGGACCGTGTTGAACAAATCTTATCCGGCCGGCTCCTATACCGCTTTATTACGTAAGGCGCAATCGGCCAACCAGCCCGATGCACCAACGCAAGCATACGAATCGGTTTACCGCCTCTTTATTGAAGGACGTTTCAATGAAGCACGCCTTGTCAAGTTGAAAGCCGATCAACAGTTCGGTCATTCGCATTGGACGCCCCAGTTGTTGTTCATTGAGTCCATCAGCTATGTGCGGGAGCGGCAGGACAGTATTGCCATTAACCGCTTGCAGGCGATCATCCAACAATTCGGACAATCACCCATGGCCGCGAAAGCCGCTACCATGATCGATGTATTGAAAAGAAGGAATGAAATAGAAGCTCACCTGGCCAACCTGAACATCGAAAGAGGAGATGAATCCGTTTCGCGCCGGGTTGACCTGCAATCGCCGCTTACTACCATTACGGCCGAAAAGAGAAAAGACAGCAGCAAACTGGCGCCGCCACCCACAGCAATCGTTGCCAAAGAATTAAAACAGGAAAAAGAACCTGTGACCATCAGCAACGATGTGTACCGGTTCGTACCAGCAGACTCGCAGTATGTAGTCATCATCATGAATAAAGTGGATCCTGTTTATGCAAGTGAAAGCCGTAACGCATTCAATATTTTCAACAGGGAACGTTATGCACGGCTGAAGATCGCCAGCAGCAGCACGCGGCTCACAAGCGATGTGCAGCTTTTATTACTCGGACCATTCATGAACGCTGCTACAGCCGCTTCTTATATCGATGCGGTAAAGCCCCTTTCAAAAACAAATATCGTTCCCTGGCTACCGGCGGATAAATACAGTTTCAGCATCATCAGTCCGGCTAACCTGGCCATTTTACTTAACAACAAAGACATCAATGAGTTCAGGGCTTTTATGCAAAAATTGCTTCCCGAGTAA